In Bacteroidota bacterium, the following are encoded in one genomic region:
- a CDS encoding ParB/RepB/Spo0J family partition protein yields MATKKAALGKGLNALIPSISERADDAPAPEGGVGQTKLYNFEDRVRLLGRVAELDVEAIRPNPYQPRQDFDDAALGELAGSIRQLGIIQPITVRALGEGRFEIISGERRLRAAKRAGLGRVPAYVREADTEAMLEMAIVENIQRENLNPVEVALGYHRLMEECGLTQEVVAQKVGKNRSTVANALRLLRLPPPVLASLRDGTLTGGHARMLVSVEDPDAQLQLHRKIVEDALSVRQVEALVRAYRQRLGEAPAAEAADEAAAAVTAPGRDALQIEQFTDALRDRLSTQVAIRHKAGGAGKIEITYYSQDDLERVLDLLL; encoded by the coding sequence ATGGCGACGAAAAAAGCAGCGCTCGGCAAGGGCCTCAACGCGCTGATCCCGTCTATCTCCGAACGGGCCGACGACGCGCCGGCACCCGAAGGCGGAGTCGGGCAGACGAAGCTCTACAACTTCGAGGACCGCGTCCGCCTCCTCGGCCGCGTCGCCGAACTCGACGTGGAGGCCATCCGCCCTAACCCCTACCAGCCGCGCCAGGACTTCGACGACGCGGCGCTCGGCGAACTCGCCGGTTCGATCCGCCAACTCGGCATCATCCAGCCGATCACCGTCCGCGCCCTCGGCGAGGGGCGGTTCGAGATCATCTCGGGCGAGCGCCGCCTACGGGCCGCCAAGCGCGCCGGCCTCGGCCGCGTCCCGGCCTACGTCCGCGAGGCCGACACCGAGGCGATGCTGGAGATGGCGATCGTCGAGAACATCCAGCGCGAGAACCTCAACCCGGTCGAGGTCGCCCTCGGCTACCACCGGCTGATGGAGGAGTGCGGGCTGACGCAGGAGGTGGTAGCGCAGAAGGTCGGCAAGAACCGCTCGACGGTGGCGAACGCGCTCCGCCTGCTCCGCCTCCCGCCGCCGGTGCTGGCCTCGCTCCGCGACGGCACCCTCACCGGCGGCCACGCCCGGATGCTGGTCTCGGTGGAAGACCCCGACGCGCAGCTTCAGCTTCACCGCAAGATCGTCGAGGACGCCCTCTCGGTGCGCCAGGTCGAGGCGCTCGTCCGCGCGTACCGCCAGCGGCTCGGCGAGGCCCCCGCCGCAGAAGCTGCCGACGAGGCCGCCGCGGCCGTCACCGCCCCAGGCCGCGACGCGCTCCAGATCGAGCAGTTCACCGACGCGCTCCGCGACCGGCTCTCGACGCAGGTCGCGATCCGCCACAAGGCCGGCGGCGCGGGCAAGATCGAGATCACTTATTACTCGCAGGACGACCTCGAACGTGTCCTCGACCTGCTGCTGTAA
- a CDS encoding AAA family ATPase encodes MGKVIAVANQKGGVGKTTTAVNLASSLAATEHPTLLLDIDPQANGSSAVGVDQREVEHSTYEVLTGDVALEEAVLPTEMPFLDVVPSHINLVGAEIEMIDVMERERVLKRAVKGARRKYDFVVIDCPPSLGLLTLNALTGSDSVVIPVQCEYFALEGLGQLLNTIKIVRQHLNPHLEIEGVLLTMYDTRLRLSKQVAAEVRRYFGEKVFKTVIQRNVRLSEAPSFGKPVLLYEATSMGSRNYIGLAREVIDANRSYLLAPDEPLAGSPVAAGLRAGNGAHTGPVAADVSAPDSH; translated from the coding sequence ATGGGGAAGGTCATCGCCGTAGCGAACCAGAAGGGCGGCGTCGGCAAGACGACGACGGCCGTCAACCTCGCCTCGTCCCTCGCCGCGACCGAGCACCCGACGCTGCTCCTGGACATCGACCCGCAGGCCAACGGCTCGTCGGCCGTCGGCGTGGACCAGCGCGAGGTCGAGCACTCGACCTACGAGGTCCTCACCGGCGACGTGGCCCTCGAGGAGGCCGTCCTCCCGACCGAGATGCCGTTCCTCGACGTCGTCCCGAGCCACATCAACCTCGTCGGGGCCGAGATCGAGATGATCGACGTGATGGAGCGCGAGCGGGTGCTCAAGCGCGCCGTCAAGGGGGCCCGCCGGAAGTACGACTTCGTCGTGATCGACTGCCCGCCGTCGCTTGGGCTGCTGACGCTCAACGCGCTCACCGGGTCGGACTCGGTCGTGATCCCCGTGCAGTGCGAGTACTTCGCGCTCGAAGGGCTCGGACAGCTCCTGAACACGATCAAGATCGTCCGCCAGCACCTCAACCCGCACCTCGAGATCGAGGGCGTGCTCCTGACGATGTACGACACGCGGCTGCGGCTCTCGAAGCAGGTCGCGGCCGAGGTCCGGCGCTACTTCGGCGAGAAGGTCTTCAAGACCGTCATCCAGCGCAACGTCCGGCTCTCCGAAGCCCCGAGCTTCGGCAAACCGGTGCTGCTCTACGAGGCGACGAGCATGGGCTCGCGCAACTACATCGGCCTCGCCCGCGAGGTGATCGACGCCAACCGCTCCTACCTCCTCGCGCCCGACGAGCCGCTAGCGGGCAGTCCGGTCGCCGCCGGGCTCCGCGCCGGCAACGGCGCCCACACGGGCCCCGTCGCCGCCGACGTCTCCGCGCCGGACTCCCACTAA
- a CDS encoding ATP-dependent helicase, with amino-acid sequence MARRFVLKKEPDAAPSTLTIDYAGELNGEQHAAATAGPGPVLIVAGAGTGKTRTLVYRVAYLIETGARPEEILLLTFTRRAAREMLGRAAGLLDGRCERVRGGTFHAFCLQVLRRHAEAVGYPKSFTILDASDAADVIDLLRSERGLHRSKKRFPKKRTLQNLYSAAANRGLDVADVLEQTYPQFLIHLDEIEDLGRAFSTYKQRHGLVDYDDLLALTVRLLENDEAVRKKVAGACRWVLVDEYQDTNRLQARLVELFASVHGNVTAVGDDAQSIYRFRGADVGNILAFPDTFPGTRLFKLEQNYRSTQPILDLANFVLDRAKRKYEKRLYTETPEGEKPALIAAPDDRWQSRFVCDMLLQLREEGTALGRMAVLFRSGYNSYDLEVELDRRRVPFVKFGGLRLTEAAHIKDVVAHLRVAENPLDVVAWNRVLKLIEGIGPRTARDLVDWVLAAEQPYTLAAPAVSPRFEAKLRHLGDLLQRMRAGDVPLPAQVEALLSYYQPVLEQVYFEDHPKRAQDLESFAGLAEGRGSRSAFLESLALDPIDLTATDVEGTHKDEAPLVLSTIHSAKGLEFDTVFLIQALDGILPSQYAAKSDEELDEELRLLYVALTRAERNLFVSYPTVQTRRRAGDFFTNPSRFLADVPEPLLEPWTLAEEGDAEPAQLDAPPRPQLPPARDTNDGLPF; translated from the coding sequence GTGGCCCGCCGCTTCGTCCTCAAAAAAGAGCCGGACGCCGCGCCGTCGACCCTGACCATCGACTACGCGGGGGAACTCAACGGCGAGCAGCACGCCGCCGCGACGGCCGGGCCGGGGCCGGTGCTGATCGTGGCTGGAGCGGGGACGGGCAAGACGCGGACGCTCGTCTACCGCGTGGCCTACCTCATCGAGACCGGCGCGCGGCCCGAGGAGATTCTGCTCCTGACCTTCACGCGGCGCGCCGCACGGGAGATGCTCGGCCGGGCGGCGGGGCTGCTCGACGGGCGCTGCGAGCGCGTGCGCGGCGGGACGTTCCACGCCTTCTGCCTCCAAGTCCTCCGCCGCCATGCCGAGGCCGTCGGCTACCCCAAGAGCTTCACGATCCTCGACGCCTCGGACGCCGCCGACGTGATCGACCTCCTCCGGTCGGAGCGCGGGCTGCACCGGTCGAAGAAGCGGTTTCCGAAAAAGCGGACGCTCCAGAACCTCTACTCCGCCGCCGCCAACCGGGGCCTCGACGTCGCGGACGTCCTCGAACAGACCTACCCGCAGTTCCTCATTCACCTCGACGAGATCGAGGACCTCGGCCGCGCCTTCTCGACCTACAAGCAGCGGCACGGCCTCGTCGACTACGACGACCTCCTCGCGCTCACCGTCCGCCTGCTGGAGAACGACGAGGCCGTCCGGAAGAAGGTCGCCGGCGCGTGCCGGTGGGTGTTGGTCGACGAGTACCAGGACACGAACCGGCTCCAGGCGCGGCTCGTCGAACTCTTCGCGAGCGTGCACGGCAACGTCACCGCCGTCGGCGACGACGCGCAGAGCATCTACCGCTTCCGCGGGGCCGACGTGGGCAACATCCTCGCCTTCCCGGACACGTTCCCCGGCACGCGCCTCTTCAAGCTGGAGCAAAACTACCGCTCGACCCAGCCCATCCTCGACCTCGCCAACTTCGTCCTCGACCGGGCCAAGCGGAAGTACGAGAAGCGGCTCTACACCGAGACACCCGAGGGCGAGAAGCCCGCGCTCATCGCCGCCCCCGACGACCGCTGGCAGAGCCGGTTCGTCTGCGACATGCTCCTCCAGCTCCGCGAGGAGGGGACCGCGCTGGGCCGGATGGCGGTGCTCTTCCGCAGCGGCTACAACTCGTACGACCTCGAAGTCGAACTCGACCGGCGGCGGGTCCCGTTCGTCAAGTTCGGCGGGCTGCGGCTGACCGAGGCGGCGCACATCAAGGACGTGGTCGCCCACCTCCGGGTCGCGGAGAATCCGCTCGACGTGGTCGCCTGGAACCGGGTGCTGAAGCTGATCGAGGGGATCGGGCCGAGGACCGCGCGCGACCTCGTCGACTGGGTGCTCGCGGCCGAGCAGCCGTACACGCTCGCCGCGCCCGCCGTCTCGCCGCGCTTCGAGGCGAAGCTCCGGCACCTCGGCGACCTCTTGCAGCGGATGCGCGCGGGCGACGTGCCGCTGCCGGCCCAAGTCGAGGCGCTGCTGAGCTACTACCAGCCCGTGCTGGAGCAGGTCTACTTCGAGGACCATCCGAAGCGGGCGCAGGACCTCGAGAGCTTCGCCGGCCTCGCCGAAGGGCGCGGCAGCCGCAGCGCCTTCCTCGAATCGCTCGCGCTCGACCCCATCGACCTCACGGCGACCGACGTGGAGGGCACCCACAAGGACGAAGCCCCGCTCGTCCTCTCGACGATCCACAGCGCGAAGGGGCTGGAGTTCGACACCGTCTTTCTGATCCAGGCGCTCGACGGCATTCTCCCGAGCCAGTACGCGGCCAAAAGCGATGAGGAGCTGGACGAGGAACTGCGCCTGCTCTACGTCGCTCTGACGCGCGCCGAGCGGAACCTGTTCGTGAGCTACCCGACGGTCCAGACCCGCCGCCGCGCTGGCGACTTTTTCACCAACCCCAGCCGATTCCTCGCCGACGTGCCCGAGCCGCTCCTCGAACCCTGGACCCTGGCCGAGGAAGGCGACGCCGAGCCGGCCCAACTCGACGCCCCGCCCCGCCCTCAGCTTCCCCCTGCCCGCGACACCAACGACGGGCTTCCGTTCTGA
- a CDS encoding GNAT family N-acetyltransferase yields the protein MQTVTELGTLHVARVGMEDFPTIRRLNRTVFGEARVINQLDRRNLLLFLAWLDGEPVGFKVGYGLSETTYYSAKGGVLEAHRGRGVARALLHAMEREARALGYARFAYDTFPNMHPGMTVLGLREGFEVTAAGYNATYQDYRIRFEKAL from the coding sequence GTGCAGACCGTAACCGAACTCGGCACGCTCCACGTCGCCCGCGTGGGGATGGAGGACTTCCCGACGATCCGGCGTCTCAACCGGACCGTCTTCGGCGAGGCGCGCGTCATCAACCAACTCGACCGCCGCAACCTGCTGCTGTTCCTCGCCTGGCTCGACGGCGAGCCGGTCGGGTTCAAGGTCGGCTACGGGCTGAGCGAGACGACGTACTACAGCGCGAAGGGCGGCGTGCTGGAGGCGCACCGGGGGCGCGGCGTGGCGCGGGCGCTGCTCCACGCGATGGAGCGCGAGGCGCGGGCGCTCGGCTACGCCCGCTTCGCCTACGACACGTTCCCCAACATGCACCCGGGCATGACCGTCCTCGGGCTGCGCGAGGGCTTCGAGGTGACGGCCGCCGGCTACAACGCGACCTACCAGGACTACCGCATCCGGTTCGAGAAGGCGCTGTGA
- a CDS encoding DoxX family protein, giving the protein MATAATVVRYLLGAMLFVFGLNGFLNSIPQPPPPEAGGAFLGALVTGGVMPLVKVFEVVIGALLLAGRFVPLALVMLVPIAVGIVLYHLVFDPAGGVPAYALAAMTAFLLWAYRDALMPLLVQRAQPAV; this is encoded by the coding sequence ATGGCCACCGCCGCCACTGTCGTCCGCTACCTGCTGGGCGCGATGCTCTTCGTCTTCGGCCTCAACGGCTTCCTCAACTCCATCCCGCAGCCCCCGCCGCCCGAGGCCGGGGGAGCGTTCCTCGGCGCGCTCGTCACCGGCGGCGTGATGCCGCTTGTGAAGGTGTTCGAGGTCGTGATCGGGGCGCTCCTGCTCGCCGGCCGGTTCGTGCCGCTGGCACTCGTGATGCTCGTCCCGATTGCCGTCGGCATCGTGCTCTACCACCTCGTCTTCGACCCGGCGGGCGGCGTCCCGGCCTACGCGCTGGCGGCGATGACTGCCTTCCTGCTCTGGGCCTACCGCGATGCGCTCATGCCGCTCCTCGTCCAGCGTGCCCAGCCGGCGGTCTGA
- a CDS encoding ABC transporter permease, with protein sequence MRTALLEFAEGLRIALRAIWANKLRAVLTTLGIIIGIVSVTAMFTTINGIEQGFDRSMAMLGTNTLSIDKNPQTLENDWWRYVNRPPITKAVAEAVEARSRYAVAVAPAVGTVRGVQYKDRELSTVFVRGATPAIAEINSLDLSAGRFYSEIEERSGRPVCIIGRDVAEALFLNETPIGKYIRVGGKRVEVIGVLEEQGKFLGLVSFDTQVTMPLSVFENAFGLSRWRQISVQVKVDNADNMVAAEDELTGIVRAVRGLDPMEEDNFAINRNDAFATQLAGVKAAIYGIGLFLTGLALLVGGIGVMNIMFVSVRERTREIGIRKAVGASRRAILTQFLLEAVVVCMIGGLFGVALSGVVTYLINQVFTAVLSPATVALAFGICVGVGVFFGFIPAWAAARSRPIEALRYE encoded by the coding sequence GTGCGCACCGCGCTTCTCGAATTCGCCGAAGGCCTCCGCATCGCGCTCCGGGCGATCTGGGCCAACAAGCTCCGGGCGGTCCTGACGACCCTCGGCATCATCATCGGCATCGTCTCGGTCACGGCGATGTTCACGACCATCAACGGCATTGAGCAGGGGTTCGACCGCTCGATGGCGATGCTCGGGACGAACACGCTCTCGATCGACAAGAACCCGCAGACGCTCGAGAATGACTGGTGGCGCTACGTCAACCGCCCGCCGATCACGAAGGCCGTCGCCGAGGCCGTCGAGGCGCGCTCGCGCTACGCCGTCGCCGTTGCCCCGGCGGTCGGGACGGTGCGCGGCGTCCAGTACAAGGACCGGGAGCTATCGACCGTCTTCGTGCGCGGGGCCACGCCCGCGATCGCCGAGATCAACAGCCTCGACCTGTCCGCCGGGCGGTTCTACAGCGAGATCGAGGAGCGCTCCGGCCGGCCGGTCTGCATCATCGGGCGGGACGTGGCCGAGGCGCTGTTCCTCAACGAGACGCCCATCGGCAAGTACATCCGCGTCGGCGGGAAGCGGGTGGAGGTCATCGGCGTGCTGGAGGAGCAGGGCAAGTTCCTCGGCCTCGTCTCGTTCGACACCCAGGTGACGATGCCGCTCTCGGTGTTCGAGAACGCGTTCGGCCTCAGCCGGTGGCGGCAGATCTCGGTGCAGGTCAAGGTGGACAACGCCGACAACATGGTCGCCGCCGAAGACGAGCTGACCGGCATCGTCCGCGCCGTGCGCGGCCTCGACCCGATGGAGGAGGACAACTTCGCCATCAACCGCAACGACGCCTTCGCCACGCAGCTCGCCGGCGTCAAGGCGGCCATCTACGGGATCGGGCTGTTCCTGACCGGCCTTGCCCTGCTCGTCGGCGGGATCGGGGTGATGAACATCATGTTCGTCTCGGTCCGCGAGCGGACGCGCGAGATCGGCATCCGCAAGGCCGTCGGGGCCAGCCGCCGGGCGATCCTGACGCAGTTCCTCCTCGAAGCCGTCGTGGTGTGCATGATCGGCGGCCTGTTCGGGGTGGCGCTCTCCGGCGTCGTGACGTACCTCATCAACCAGGTCTTTACGGCCGTCCTTTCGCCCGCGACGGTCGCGCTCGCCTTCGGTATCTGCGTCGGCGTGGGCGTTTTCTTCGGGTTCATCCCCGCCTGGGCCGCTGCCCGGAGCCGCCCCATCGAAGCGCTGCGGTACGAATGA
- a CDS encoding ABC transporter permease: MLFLEYLRMAFESLRSSKLRSALTLLGIVIGVFSVIAAVTAVQVIEVYFNDTFRGMGANTFYVTKVDRNGIQIGPEDPSLRNRPNLTYADMETLRRRADLPVSIAPDAWFGRHAVKFSGEETEPNVSLRGVNQDWAVNNGFEIEQGRFLTEDDVRYARPVVVLGAPIVKQLFDVEQPLGKNVRIDGRRFQVVGTFVEKGALLGDSPDNIAMAPVTRTFDIYGRLDRNISYDIRAPSAPMLQATIDQVTGHLRIIRGVPPQDDDNFDVVTNDLMRGPVDSFTATLTVGGAAIGLIALLAAGIGIMNIMLVSVTERTREIGIRKALGATRRDVLSQFLLEAVFLCQIGGLIGIGLGVLGGNALAFAFDLRATFPWAWALIGVVGVTVIALVFGVYPAYKAARLSPIEALRYE; the protein is encoded by the coding sequence GTGCTTTTCCTCGAATACCTCCGCATGGCGTTTGAGTCGCTCAGGAGCAGCAAGCTCCGCAGCGCGCTTACCCTCCTCGGGATCGTGATCGGCGTCTTCTCTGTGATCGCGGCGGTGACGGCGGTGCAGGTGATCGAGGTCTACTTCAACGACACCTTCCGCGGGATGGGAGCCAACACGTTCTACGTCACCAAAGTCGACCGCAACGGCATCCAGATCGGGCCGGAGGACCCGAGCCTTCGCAACCGGCCCAACCTCACCTACGCCGACATGGAGACGCTCCGCCGGCGCGCTGACCTCCCGGTCTCGATTGCCCCCGACGCCTGGTTCGGGCGCCACGCCGTGAAGTTCAGCGGCGAGGAGACCGAGCCGAACGTCAGCCTGCGCGGGGTCAACCAGGACTGGGCCGTCAACAACGGGTTCGAGATCGAGCAGGGGCGCTTCCTGACCGAGGACGACGTGCGCTACGCCCGCCCCGTCGTCGTGCTCGGCGCGCCGATTGTCAAGCAACTCTTCGACGTCGAGCAGCCCCTCGGCAAGAACGTGCGGATCGACGGGCGGCGCTTCCAGGTCGTCGGGACGTTCGTCGAGAAGGGCGCGCTCCTCGGCGACTCGCCGGACAACATCGCGATGGCCCCGGTCACCCGGACGTTCGACATCTACGGCCGGCTCGACCGCAACATCTCGTACGACATCCGCGCCCCGAGCGCGCCCATGCTGCAGGCGACGATCGACCAGGTGACGGGGCACCTCCGCATCATCCGCGGCGTGCCCCCGCAGGACGACGACAACTTCGACGTGGTCACCAACGACCTCATGCGCGGGCCGGTCGACTCGTTCACCGCTACGCTCACCGTCGGCGGGGCGGCGATTGGGCTGATCGCGCTCCTCGCGGCCGGGATCGGGATCATGAACATCATGCTCGTCTCGGTGACGGAGCGGACGCGCGAGATCGGCATCCGCAAGGCGCTCGGCGCGACGCGGCGCGACGTGCTGAGCCAGTTCCTCCTCGAGGCCGTCTTCCTCTGCCAGATCGGGGGGCTGATCGGGATCGGCCTCGGCGTGCTCGGCGGCAACGCGCTCGCCTTCGCCTTCGACCTGCGGGCGACGTTCCCGTGGGCGTGGGCGTTGATCGGCGTAGTCGGCGTGACCGTCATCGCGCTCGTCTTCGGCGTGTATCCGGCTTACAAGGCGGCGCGGCTCAGTCCCATCGAGGCGCTGCGGTACGAGTAG
- the rpiA gene encoding ribose-5-phosphate isomerase RpiA gives MPDETRNEKLGTRNPKEVVGAAAARLVESGMRLGLGTGSTTAEALRALGQRIESEDLDVVGVPTSFAAERLARAVGIPLATLDDCPPRSGGVDRLDLALDGADEVADYDGALHLIKGRGAAHTREKVVAAAADRFAVLIDPSKEVDRLGATMPVPVEVLPFAAGPVERALRALGGDPALRMGEKKDGPVVTDQGFWVFDTRFEPIADPAALGASIHAIPGVLDHGLFIGLATEVLVGEPDGTVRRMTSAE, from the coding sequence ATGCCAGACGAAACGAGAAACGAGAAACTCGGAACTAGAAACCCAAAAGAGGTCGTCGGCGCGGCCGCGGCCCGGCTCGTCGAGTCCGGGATGCGGCTCGGCCTCGGGACCGGCTCGACGACCGCCGAAGCCCTCCGCGCCCTGGGGCAGCGGATCGAAAGCGAGGACCTCGATGTCGTCGGCGTGCCGACCTCGTTCGCAGCCGAGCGCCTCGCCCGCGCCGTTGGCATCCCGCTCGCGACGCTCGACGACTGCCCGCCCCGCTCCGGCGGGGTGGACCGGCTCGACCTCGCCCTCGACGGGGCCGACGAGGTAGCGGATTACGACGGCGCGCTCCACCTCATCAAAGGGCGCGGCGCGGCGCACACGCGCGAGAAGGTCGTCGCGGCGGCGGCAGACCGGTTCGCCGTCCTCATCGACCCCTCGAAAGAGGTAGACCGGCTCGGGGCGACGATGCCGGTGCCGGTGGAGGTGCTGCCGTTCGCGGCGGGGCCGGTCGAGCGGGCGCTCCGGGCGCTCGGCGGCGACCCGGCGCTGCGAATGGGCGAGAAGAAAGACGGGCCGGTCGTGACCGATCAGGGGTTCTGGGTCTTCGACACCCGCTTCGAGCCCATCGCCGACCCCGCCGCGCTCGGTGCGTCGATCCATGCCATTCCCGGCGTGCTCGACCACGGCCTGTTCATCGGACTGGCGACCGAGGTCCTCGTCGGCGAGCCGGACGGCACGGTGCGGCGAATGACGAGCGCCGAGTGA
- a CDS encoding superoxide dismutase has protein sequence MAQFSLPDLPYDYDALEPHIDEQTMRIHHTKHHQGYTNKLNAALEGTGWAGKPIEETLAALDSLPEDKQTAVRNNGGGFFNHGIFWTTMSPNGGGTPTGDLAEAIDEKYGSFDAFKEAFESAAKGQFGSGWAWLAVNEDGGLHIHGMPNQDNPVMHGDKPILGIDVWEHAYYLHYQNRRPDYVSAWWNVVNWDEADRRYRKYTS, from the coding sequence ATGGCTCAGTTCTCCCTTCCCGACCTTCCCTACGACTACGACGCCCTGGAGCCGCACATCGACGAGCAGACGATGCGGATTCACCACACGAAGCACCACCAGGGCTACACCAACAAGCTCAACGCCGCGCTCGAAGGCACCGGGTGGGCCGGCAAGCCCATCGAAGAAACCCTCGCTGCCCTGGACTCGCTGCCCGAGGACAAGCAGACCGCCGTCCGCAACAACGGCGGCGGCTTCTTCAACCACGGCATCTTCTGGACTACGATGTCCCCCAACGGCGGGGGCACTCCGACCGGCGACCTCGCCGAAGCCATCGACGAGAAGTACGGCTCGTTCGACGCGTTCAAGGAGGCGTTCGAGTCCGCAGCGAAGGGCCAGTTCGGCTCCGGCTGGGCGTGGCTCGCGGTCAACGAGGACGGTGGCCTGCACATCCACGGGATGCCGAACCAGGACAACCCGGTAATGCACGGCGACAAGCCCATCCTCGGCATCGACGTGTGGGAGCACGCCTACTACCTCCACTACCAGAACCGCCGCCCGGACTACGTCAGCGCGTGGTGGAACGTGGTCAACTGGGACGAGGCCGACCGCCGGTACCGGAAGTACACGTCGTAG
- a CDS encoding T9SS type A sorting domain-containing protein — MNRFATATLALAAILTLAPLAAAQSTATSKITDHTPVEVSDRGGPENDDVENATVITAAEVYESSTIGATSEEDEENASCTFGSPDDDSGFSVWWSYTPLTDGDLTLDTDGSMLPDGAGFTDTIVTIYQAGFEVECNDDDPNNEPDSGDFTSRIEDFGVDAGEEYLIRVSTYSGGGREEGQVLLAVTGPEGTPGGLSSEETSTVTTRLSQPSPNPVTSRAALNLTVGQAQRVTVAVYDLLGRRVADLFDGGLAAGQVLALAFEAEALPAGLYVIQARGEAFSETRRVTVVR, encoded by the coding sequence ATGAACCGTTTCGCTACTGCCACCCTGGCTCTTGCAGCCATCCTGACCTTAGCTCCGCTGGCCGCAGCGCAAAGCACTGCCACGAGCAAAATCACCGACCACACGCCGGTAGAGGTCTCCGACCGAGGGGGCCCCGAGAACGATGACGTAGAAAATGCTACCGTCATCACCGCCGCCGAGGTCTACGAAAGCTCGACCATCGGCGCGACGAGCGAAGAGGACGAAGAGAATGCCTCCTGCACCTTCGGTTCCCCCGACGACGACTCCGGCTTCTCCGTCTGGTGGTCCTACACGCCCCTCACAGACGGAGACCTCACGCTCGACACGGACGGCTCCATGCTCCCTGACGGAGCCGGGTTCACCGACACCATCGTCACGATCTATCAGGCCGGTTTCGAGGTCGAGTGCAACGACGACGATCCCAACAACGAGCCGGACTCGGGTGACTTCACGTCCCGCATCGAGGACTTCGGGGTAGACGCCGGCGAAGAGTACCTCATCCGCGTCTCGACCTACTCCGGCGGTGGGCGCGAGGAGGGGCAGGTCCTCCTCGCGGTTACCGGGCCGGAGGGCACGCCGGGTGGCCTCTCCAGCGAAGAGACCAGCACCGTCACCACCCGCCTCAGCCAGCCGTCCCCGAACCCAGTCACGTCCCGCGCCGCGCTGAACCTCACCGTGGGCCAGGCGCAGCGCGTCACCGTGGCGGTCTACGACCTCCTCGGCCGCCGCGTGGCAGACCTCTTCGACGGTGGCCTGGCAGCGGGCCAGGTGCTGGCGCTCGCCTTCGAAGCCGAGGCGCTGCCGGCGGGCCTGTACGTGATCCAGGCGCGCGGCGAGGCGTTCTCCGAAACGCGCCGCGTAACGGTTGTTCGCTAG
- a CDS encoding PaaI family thioesterase → MHASPPDLSATSPDWTPLTPFWEAVGTRSFVSSEDGDAIRVRYYADSDGRTWARAWFGAAAEGPPGHAHGGALAALLDEVMGMAVLATGRVVVGARIEVDFRALVPLGAVVTVEATVGEADGVKTPVEATLRLGGGQTACEASGLFVEVGAEGMGAAAERAGR, encoded by the coding sequence ATGCACGCGAGCCCGCCCGACCTCTCCGCGACCTCCCCCGACTGGACCCCGCTCACGCCGTTCTGGGAAGCGGTCGGAACGCGGTCGTTCGTGTCCTCCGAAGACGGCGATGCCATCCGCGTCCGGTACTACGCGGACTCTGACGGGCGGACGTGGGCACGGGCGTGGTTCGGAGCGGCGGCCGAGGGGCCGCCCGGCCACGCCCACGGTGGCGCGCTGGCAGCGCTCCTCGACGAAGTTATGGGGATGGCCGTGCTCGCCACCGGCCGGGTCGTCGTGGGTGCCCGGATCGAGGTCGACTTCCGGGCACTCGTGCCACTCGGCGCCGTGGTAACTGTCGAGGCTACCGTCGGGGAGGCGGACGGAGTGAAGACGCCTGTCGAGGCTACGCTGCGGCTCGGCGGAGGGCAGACGGCGTGCGAGGCATCGGGGCTGTTCGTCGAGGTCGGGGCAGAGGGGATGGGCGCCGCCGCTGAGCGAGCCGGCCGCTAG
- a CDS encoding 4'-phosphopantetheinyl transferase superfamily protein, which produces MDLPDDIALRFAVCEAAADPPLDVLSAEERARLSGFGSAKRRREFALGRDVARRLLAEQVGTPPEAVSLRVAEDGAPETETGHLSIAHASTDDRTLAAAAVSPLPVGVDLEVVRPRRPDLYRRILHPDEHGLIETLPFEHDAAQVLVWTLKEAALKAMRTGFRVSPQALRFVVPPFEGMAVLRHEGALWDLQFAEVEGCFVAVAFGTAP; this is translated from the coding sequence GTGGACCTGCCCGATGACATCGCCCTCCGCTTCGCCGTCTGCGAAGCCGCCGCCGACCCTCCGCTCGACGTGCTCTCGGCCGAGGAGCGCGCGCGCCTCAGCGGGTTCGGCAGCGCGAAGCGCCGCCGCGAGTTCGCCCTCGGCCGCGACGTGGCGCGCCGGCTCCTCGCCGAGCAAGTGGGGACTCCGCCCGAGGCCGTGTCGCTGCGCGTAGCCGAGGACGGCGCGCCGGAGACCGAGACCGGGCATCTCTCGATTGCCCACGCCTCGACCGACGACCGGACCCTCGCCGCCGCCGCCGTCTCACCGCTGCCGGTCGGGGTCGACCTCGAGGTCGTCCGTCCCCGCCGCCCCGACCTCTACCGGCGCATCTTGCACCCGGACGAGCACGGGCTAATCGAGACGCTTCCGTTCGAGCACGACGCGGCGCAGGTGCTCGTGTGGACGCTGAAAGAGGCCGCGCTCAAGGCGATGCGGACCGGCTTCCGCGTCTCGCCCCAGGCGCTCCGCTTCGTCGTGCCCCCGTTCGAAGGAATGGCCGTGCTTCGGCACGAGGGCGCGCTCTGGGACCTGCAGTTCGCCGAGGTCGAGGGCTGCTTCGTCGCCGTCGCGTTCGGGACGGCGCCCTGA